A single Rubrivivax gelatinosus IL144 DNA region contains:
- a CDS encoding flagellar basal body protein, whose protein sequence is MTPAASASLSGLNAAQTRLDVAGHNVANLQTEGFRRQVAQAATAQPAGVTVSIAQMPEAGNALEADTVGMIEAQHAFGANLMAFRAQDAMTASLLDLEV, encoded by the coding sequence GTGACACCCGCCGCCTCCGCCAGCCTCTCCGGCCTGAACGCCGCCCAGACCCGTCTGGACGTCGCGGGGCACAACGTCGCCAACCTGCAGACCGAAGGCTTTCGCCGCCAGGTCGCGCAGGCTGCCACGGCCCAGCCCGCCGGCGTCACGGTCTCGATCGCGCAAATGCCCGAGGCGGGCAACGCGCTGGAAGCCGACACCGTCGGCATGATCGAGGCGCAGCACGCTTTCGGCGCCAACCTGATGGCCTTCCGCGCGCAGGACGCGATGACCGCCAGCCTGCTCGACCTCGAGGTTTGA
- a CDS encoding TonB-dependent receptor has translation MPRMNSALRHTPIALAVLLSGAAVAQTQTDASAEPTGGAAERIEITGRHYDNAVGTSDAASQGTIRAELLQSRPALRPGEVLEFVPGVIVTQHSGDGKANQYFLRGFNLDHGTDFATSVAGMPVNMPSHGHGQGYSDLNFLIPELVDRIEYRKGPYFARNGDFSAAGSADIVYRQTLDEPFAALTLGERDYQRLVGGGSTVLGEDLRLLGAVELMHNDGPWTVPEHLRKSNAVLTLSAGTRAAGWSTSLMAYDARWDATDQIPERLIKGGSLDGKPFGRFDSLDPSDGGSTHRTSLSGEWHWRGDGASTELSAYAIDYGLKLYSNFTYALERPQQGDQFSQQDDRSIYGVAVRHAFDHMLAGLPAKTEFGAQLRHDRIRVGLFETEARRITGTTREDRVRETMAGVYGQTTLEWTPWLRSVVGLRADRVHFDVDGLSDDANSGSAKDHLVSPKLSLILGPWAKTEFFVNAGRGFHSNDARGATAAVDPAPGLVAARGYELGARTEWIPGLQSSLALWTLDFDSELVYVGDAGATEANRPSKRRGVEWNNRWAPRPWLLVDADLAWTHARFSDDDPAGDRIPNAVDKVASLAVTARELGPWSASLQWRYLGSGALVEDNSVRSAASLTTNLRIGRKLGARTELTLDVFNLFDRKVNDIEYWYESQLPGESAPVADKHVHPAEPRTLRVTLRTAF, from the coding sequence ATGCCGCGCATGAACTCCGCGCTGCGCCACACCCCGATCGCCCTGGCCGTGCTGCTGTCCGGCGCCGCCGTCGCCCAGACCCAGACCGATGCCAGCGCCGAGCCCACCGGCGGCGCCGCGGAGCGCATCGAAATCACCGGCCGCCATTACGACAACGCCGTCGGCACGTCCGACGCCGCCTCGCAAGGCACGATCCGCGCCGAACTGCTGCAGAGCCGGCCGGCGCTGCGCCCGGGCGAGGTGCTGGAGTTCGTGCCCGGCGTCATCGTCACCCAGCACTCGGGCGACGGGAAGGCCAACCAGTACTTCCTGCGCGGCTTCAACCTCGACCACGGCACCGACTTCGCGACCAGCGTCGCCGGCATGCCGGTCAACATGCCCTCGCACGGCCACGGCCAGGGTTATTCGGACCTCAACTTCCTGATCCCCGAACTCGTCGACCGCATCGAGTACCGCAAAGGCCCGTACTTCGCGCGCAACGGCGACTTCTCGGCCGCGGGCTCGGCCGACATCGTCTACCGCCAGACGCTGGACGAACCCTTCGCGGCGCTGACGCTGGGCGAGCGCGACTACCAGCGCCTGGTCGGTGGCGGCTCCACGGTGCTGGGCGAAGACCTGCGCCTGCTCGGCGCCGTGGAGCTGATGCACAACGACGGCCCCTGGACCGTGCCCGAGCATCTGCGCAAGAGCAACGCGGTGCTGACGCTGTCGGCCGGCACCCGCGCCGCCGGCTGGAGCACCAGCCTGATGGCCTACGACGCGCGCTGGGATGCCACCGACCAGATCCCCGAGCGCCTGATCAAGGGCGGCAGCCTCGACGGCAAGCCTTTCGGCCGTTTCGACTCGCTGGACCCGAGCGACGGCGGCAGCACCCACCGCACGAGCCTGTCGGGCGAATGGCACTGGCGCGGCGACGGCGCGTCCACCGAGCTCTCGGCCTACGCGATCGACTACGGCCTGAAGCTCTATTCCAACTTCACCTATGCGCTGGAGCGCCCGCAGCAGGGCGACCAGTTCTCGCAGCAGGACGATCGCAGCATCTATGGCGTCGCCGTGCGCCACGCCTTCGACCACATGCTGGCCGGCCTGCCGGCGAAGACCGAGTTCGGCGCCCAGCTGCGCCACGACCGCATCCGCGTCGGCCTGTTCGAGACCGAGGCCCGGCGCATCACCGGCACGACACGCGAGGACCGCGTGCGCGAGACGATGGCCGGGGTCTACGGCCAGACGACGCTGGAATGGACGCCCTGGCTGCGCAGCGTCGTCGGCCTGCGTGCCGACCGCGTGCATTTCGACGTCGACGGCTTGAGCGACGACGCCAACTCGGGTTCGGCCAAGGACCACCTGGTGTCGCCCAAGCTGTCGCTGATCCTCGGCCCCTGGGCGAAGACCGAGTTCTTCGTCAACGCCGGGCGCGGCTTCCACAGCAACGACGCGCGCGGCGCGACGGCCGCCGTCGACCCGGCGCCCGGGCTGGTGGCCGCACGCGGCTACGAACTCGGCGCGCGCACCGAGTGGATCCCGGGGCTGCAGAGCTCGCTGGCGCTGTGGACGCTGGACTTCGACTCCGAGCTCGTCTACGTCGGCGACGCCGGCGCCACCGAGGCCAACCGCCCGAGCAAGCGCCGCGGCGTCGAGTGGAACAACCGCTGGGCGCCGCGGCCCTGGCTGCTGGTCGACGCCGACCTGGCCTGGACGCACGCCCGTTTCTCCGACGACGACCCGGCTGGCGACCGCATCCCGAACGCGGTCGACAAGGTGGCCTCGCTGGCCGTCACGGCGCGCGAACTCGGGCCCTGGTCGGCCAGCCTGCAGTGGCGCTACCTGGGCAGCGGCGCGCTGGTGGAAGACAACAGTGTGCGCTCGGCGGCATCGCTGACGACCAACCTGCGCATCGGCCGCAAGCTGGGCGCCAGGACCGAGCTGACGCTGGACGTCTTCAATCTCTTCGACCGCAAGGTCAACGACATCGAGTACTGGTACGAGTCGCAGCTGCCGGGCGAGAGCGCGCCGGTGGCCGACAAGCACGTGCACCCGGCCGAGCCGCGCACGCTGCGCGTGACGCTGCGCACGGCGTTCTGA
- a CDS encoding HoxN/HupN/NixA family nickel/cobalt transporter: protein MHDLPADWSALCAVVFLLGMRHGLDADHLAAIDGLTRIGSRSGRAHARWCGALFSLGHGLVVMAIALAVGALGSRWVPPGWFEALGGLISIAFLTLVGIVNLRAVWAAPADAPVALVGVRGRLVERLLGGRGGAAGPLSVMGVGMLFALSFDTLSQSALFAVTAMHYGGVANAALLGALFVLGMLLADGANGWWISRLIGRTDRLAVVASRTMTLAVAGVSLLVASLGVARFASSWVDGWLEGKELFVGLAVITAIALAYLAACAGAARLRPAPALR from the coding sequence ATGCACGACCTGCCCGCCGACTGGAGCGCCCTGTGCGCCGTGGTGTTCCTGCTCGGCATGCGCCACGGGCTGGACGCCGACCACCTGGCGGCCATCGACGGCCTGACGCGCATCGGCTCGCGCAGCGGCCGGGCGCATGCACGCTGGTGCGGCGCGCTGTTCTCGCTCGGCCACGGCCTCGTCGTGATGGCCATCGCGCTGGCCGTCGGCGCGCTCGGCAGCCGCTGGGTGCCGCCGGGCTGGTTCGAGGCGCTGGGCGGCCTGATCTCGATCGCCTTCCTGACGCTGGTCGGCATCGTCAACCTGCGCGCCGTCTGGGCGGCGCCGGCCGACGCGCCGGTGGCGCTGGTCGGCGTGCGCGGGCGGCTGGTCGAACGCCTGCTCGGCGGCCGCGGCGGCGCCGCCGGGCCGCTGTCGGTGATGGGTGTCGGCATGCTGTTCGCGCTGTCCTTCGACACGCTGAGCCAGTCGGCGCTGTTCGCCGTGACGGCGATGCACTACGGCGGCGTCGCCAACGCCGCGCTGCTGGGCGCGCTGTTCGTGCTCGGCATGCTGCTGGCCGACGGCGCCAACGGCTGGTGGATCTCGCGGCTGATCGGCCGCACCGACCGCCTGGCCGTCGTCGCCTCGCGCACGATGACGCTGGCCGTGGCCGGCGTCAGCCTGCTCGTCGCGTCGCTGGGCGTGGCGCGTTTCGCCTCGTCCTGGGTCGACGGCTGGCTCGAAGGCAAGGAGCTGTTCGTCGGCCTGGCGGTCATCACCGCCATCGCGCTCGCCTATCTGGCCGCCTGCGCCGGCGCCGCGCGCCTGCGTCCCGCCCCCGCACTGCGCTGA
- the nikR gene encoding nickel-responsive transcriptional regulator NikR, whose product MKRLTMSLDDELAEAFEALVRSRGYENRSEAFRDLLRQDLSQVRLREQPGQPCVATLSYVYNHHQRQLAMRLTDLQHEHHELTVATTHAHLDHDHCIETVILRGRTDAVRAFAESVIAQPGVSHGKLHLVPMTAHSAHGHDHLEPATAPPASRRARRTPRAG is encoded by the coding sequence ATGAAGCGCTTGACGATGTCGCTCGACGACGAACTGGCCGAGGCCTTCGAGGCGCTGGTGCGCTCGCGCGGCTACGAGAACCGGTCCGAGGCCTTTCGCGACCTGCTGCGCCAGGACCTGAGCCAGGTGCGGCTGCGCGAGCAGCCCGGCCAGCCCTGCGTCGCCACGCTCAGCTACGTCTACAACCACCACCAGCGCCAGCTGGCGATGCGCCTCACCGACCTGCAGCACGAGCACCACGAGCTGACGGTGGCGACGACCCACGCCCACCTCGACCACGACCACTGCATCGAGACCGTGATCCTGCGCGGCCGCACCGACGCGGTGCGCGCCTTCGCCGAGTCGGTGATCGCCCAGCCCGGCGTCAGCCACGGCAAGCTGCACCTCGTGCCGATGACGGCGCACAGCGCGCACGGCCACGACCATCTCGAGCCGGCGACGGCGCCGCCGGCGTCGCGCCGGGCCCGCCGCACCCCACGCGCCGGTTGA
- a CDS encoding PEP-CTERM sorting domain-containing protein encodes MNRSSRLAAALLAATAPAMALALDGITDRPGDFLSTFAGSAASTDLDVISATVLYDPGADLFKLTSTFSGDVGLTASALYVWGVNRGAGTAGFAAQGIDGVRFDRVVLLRPDGSGSVAGVGALADGSVTVSGATITALVPGALLESTGFAKRDYTWNLWPRDASFSGFAAISDFAPDNANFTTTIGIVPEPGSMAMMLAGLVLLGGGALRRGAVPRG; translated from the coding sequence ATGAACCGCAGCTCGCGACTCGCCGCCGCCCTGCTCGCCGCCACGGCTCCGGCCATGGCCCTGGCGCTCGACGGCATCACCGACCGGCCGGGCGACTTCCTGTCGACCTTCGCCGGCAGCGCCGCCAGCACCGATCTCGACGTGATCTCGGCGACCGTGCTCTACGACCCGGGCGCCGACCTCTTCAAGCTGACCAGCACCTTCTCCGGCGACGTCGGCCTGACCGCCTCGGCGCTCTACGTCTGGGGCGTCAACCGCGGCGCCGGCACCGCCGGATTCGCGGCCCAGGGCATCGACGGCGTGCGCTTCGACCGCGTCGTGCTGCTGCGCCCCGACGGCAGCGGCAGCGTCGCCGGCGTCGGTGCCCTGGCCGACGGCTCGGTGACGGTGAGCGGCGCGACGATCACCGCCCTCGTGCCGGGCGCGCTGCTGGAGTCCACCGGCTTCGCCAAGCGCGACTACACCTGGAACCTGTGGCCGCGTGACGCCAGCTTCAGCGGCTTCGCCGCGATCTCCGATTTCGCGCCCGACAACGCCAACTTCACGACGACGATCGGCATCGTGCCCGAGCCCGGCTCGATGGCGATGATGCTGGCCGGGCTGGTGCTGCTGGGCGGCGGCGCGCTGCGCCGCGGCGCCGTGCCGCGGGGCTGA